One genomic region from Amycolatopsis sp. FBCC-B4732 encodes:
- a CDS encoding ABC transporter ATP-binding protein, with protein MSVAENEEVSGVEIELEHVTKRYPGTREAAVDDFSMVVPAGKIVVFVGPSGCGKTTTMRMINRLVQPTSGKITIGGEDALGLDVDTLRRRIGYAIQQAGLFPHFTVSQNIGVVPGLLGWDKKKVNDRVEEMMDLVGLDPADFRDRFPRQLSGGQQQRVGVARALAADPPVLLMDEPFGAVDPITRGNLQDELLRLQSELKKTIVFVTHDFDEAVKLGDKIAVLGNQSSIMQYDTPEAILANPANDTVAGFVGAGASLKQLTLLRVRDVELAQDALTAGVDEDPSELRKKLEDQRKHFALVLDARRRPTRWVHVRDLTAGASLASAGKPLRDIVSLQSTLQDALEAMLAEGGSVPVTGARGEYAGTIQLDTVIATIQQLRDEHTNGEEVSA; from the coding sequence GTGTCCGTGGCTGAGAACGAGGAAGTCTCCGGCGTCGAGATCGAGCTGGAGCACGTGACGAAGCGGTACCCCGGCACCCGCGAAGCGGCGGTCGACGACTTCTCGATGGTCGTGCCCGCGGGCAAGATCGTGGTCTTCGTCGGCCCGTCCGGCTGCGGCAAGACGACGACGATGCGGATGATCAACCGGCTCGTCCAGCCGACGTCGGGCAAGATCACCATCGGCGGCGAGGACGCGCTCGGCCTCGACGTCGACACCCTGCGCCGCCGGATCGGCTACGCGATCCAGCAGGCCGGCCTGTTCCCGCACTTCACCGTCTCGCAGAACATCGGCGTGGTGCCCGGCCTGCTCGGCTGGGACAAGAAGAAGGTCAACGACCGGGTCGAAGAGATGATGGACCTGGTCGGGCTCGACCCGGCCGACTTCCGCGACCGCTTCCCGCGCCAGCTCTCCGGCGGGCAGCAGCAGCGCGTCGGCGTCGCGCGGGCGCTCGCCGCGGACCCGCCGGTGCTGCTGATGGACGAGCCGTTCGGCGCGGTCGACCCGATCACCCGCGGCAACCTGCAGGACGAGCTGCTGCGGCTGCAGAGCGAGCTGAAGAAGACGATCGTGTTCGTCACGCACGACTTCGACGAGGCCGTGAAGCTCGGCGACAAGATCGCGGTGCTCGGCAACCAGTCGTCGATCATGCAGTACGACACCCCCGAGGCGATTCTGGCCAACCCGGCGAACGACACGGTCGCCGGCTTCGTCGGCGCGGGCGCCTCGCTGAAGCAGCTGACGCTGCTGCGGGTCCGGGACGTCGAGCTGGCGCAGGACGCGCTGACCGCCGGCGTCGACGAAGACCCGAGCGAGCTCCGCAAGAAGCTCGAAGACCAGCGCAAGCACTTCGCGCTGGTCCTGGACGCGCGCCGCCGCCCGACGCGCTGGGTGCACGTCCGCGACCTGACCGCGGGCGCGTCGCTGGCCAGCGCCGGCAAGCCGCTGCGCGACATCGTGAGCCTGCAGTCGACGCTGCAGGACGCGCTGGAGGCGATGCTCGCCGAAGGCGGTTCGGTGCCGGTGACCGGCGCGCGCGGCGAGTACGCGGGCACCATCCAGCTGGACACCGTGATCGCGACCATCCAGCAGCTGCGGGACGAGCACACGAACGGTGAAGAGGTGTCCGCATGA
- a CDS encoding DUF6474 family protein, translating to MARKAKVEGEARFTPKKAKNAVAVAKVLGPVVIPVVAPFAVRAAGSARELYDRYQARKLGVSVDKLGEYTGRGAALHARIAGIAEGCRDLQKSGKASDADQEFAKDALSTLEQLSASVRAAERMPAARRKSVHRAVAGELERLEGQLLHRLGL from the coding sequence ATGGCGCGCAAAGCCAAGGTCGAGGGTGAAGCCAGGTTCACCCCCAAGAAGGCGAAGAACGCGGTCGCGGTGGCGAAGGTGCTCGGCCCGGTCGTGATCCCGGTGGTCGCGCCGTTCGCGGTGCGCGCGGCGGGCTCCGCCCGGGAGCTGTACGACCGCTACCAGGCACGCAAGCTCGGCGTCTCGGTCGACAAGCTGGGCGAGTACACCGGCCGCGGCGCGGCCCTGCACGCCCGCATCGCCGGCATCGCCGAGGGCTGCCGGGATCTGCAGAAGTCCGGGAAGGCTTCGGACGCGGACCAGGAGTTCGCGAAGGACGCGCTGAGCACGCTGGAGCAGCTGTCGGCCTCGGTCCGCGCCGCGGAGCGGATGCCGGCGGCACGGCGCAAGTCCGTACACCGCGCGGTGGCCGGCGAGCTGGAGCGGCTGGAAGGCCAGCTGCTGCACCGCCTCGGCCTCTGA
- a CDS encoding ABC transporter permease — translation MNLFDYISDRASKLWLEAYLHTSMVVQCTILAAVLGVLIGIAVYRSPIGSAVATALASTILTVPSFALLGLLIPISGLGPTTAVIALVLYGLLPIVRNTIVGLDGVDPAITDAARGIGMSRFGVLTRVELRLAWPAILTGMRVATQMLMGIAVIAAYAKGPGFGAEVFSGLTNAGSTNSLNQAVTGTVGVVILALLLDGVYVLIKRFTISRGVRG, via the coding sequence ATGAACCTCTTCGACTACATCTCCGACCGGGCGAGCAAGCTCTGGCTGGAGGCCTACCTGCACACGAGCATGGTCGTGCAGTGCACGATCCTCGCCGCGGTCCTCGGCGTGCTGATCGGCATCGCGGTCTACCGCAGCCCGATCGGTTCGGCGGTGGCCACGGCGCTGGCGAGCACGATCTTGACGGTCCCGTCGTTCGCCCTCCTGGGTCTGCTGATCCCGATTTCCGGGCTCGGTCCGACGACGGCCGTGATCGCGCTGGTGCTCTACGGCCTCCTGCCGATCGTCCGGAACACCATCGTCGGGCTCGACGGTGTCGACCCGGCCATCACCGACGCCGCGCGCGGGATCGGGATGAGCCGCTTCGGCGTGCTCACCCGGGTCGAGCTGCGGCTGGCGTGGCCGGCGATCCTCACGGGCATGCGGGTGGCGACGCAGATGCTGATGGGCATCGCGGTGATCGCCGCCTACGCGAAGGGCCCCGGCTTCGGCGCCGAGGTCTTCTCCGGGCTCACGAACGCGGGGAGCACCAACTCCCTGAACCAAGCCGTCACGGGCACGGTCGGCGTGGTCATCCTCGCCCTGCTGCTCGACGGCGTCTACGTCCTGATCAAGCGCTTCACCATTTCTAGGGGTGTCCGTGGCTGA
- a CDS encoding ABC transporter permease translates to MTAAVGTGFSTESGSKRAERVRLFAQPVAVLVIVAVTLVSVFSSGLTATEKETLNASSLFTALWDHLLMTIVVTAIVVLVAVPLGVIVTRPWARFLAPVFLAIANIGQAAPALGVLVLWFIVTGAVGGLWVAALPLAFYSLLPVLRNTMVGIQQVDPALIDAGRGIGMSATAVLWRVELPLAVPLILAGLRTALVLAVGTATFGMFVNAGGFGLLIDTGYKLNLTSVLVTGSVLAVALALLVDWLGAVAEQFFGPKGLR, encoded by the coding sequence ATGACGGCTGCTGTCGGCACCGGTTTCAGCACCGAGTCCGGTTCGAAACGCGCGGAACGCGTCCGGCTGTTCGCCCAGCCCGTCGCGGTGCTGGTGATCGTCGCCGTCACGCTGGTCTCGGTGTTCTCCAGCGGGCTGACGGCGACCGAGAAGGAGACGCTCAACGCGTCTTCGCTGTTCACGGCGTTGTGGGACCACCTGCTGATGACGATCGTGGTGACCGCGATCGTCGTGCTGGTCGCGGTGCCGCTCGGCGTGATCGTGACGCGGCCGTGGGCCCGCTTCCTCGCGCCGGTCTTCCTGGCCATCGCGAACATCGGGCAGGCCGCGCCCGCGCTCGGCGTGCTGGTGCTGTGGTTCATCGTCACCGGCGCGGTCGGCGGGCTGTGGGTGGCGGCGCTGCCGCTGGCCTTTTACTCGCTGCTGCCGGTGCTGCGGAACACGATGGTCGGCATCCAGCAGGTCGACCCGGCGCTGATCGACGCCGGGCGCGGCATCGGGATGTCGGCGACCGCGGTGCTGTGGCGGGTCGAACTGCCGCTGGCCGTCCCGCTGATCCTGGCGGGCCTGCGCACCGCGCTCGTCCTGGCGGTCGGCACGGCGACGTTCGGCATGTTCGTCAACGCCGGCGGGTTCGGGCTCCTGATCGACACCGGCTACAAGCTGAACCTGACGTCGGTGCTGGTCACCGGTTCGGTGCTCGCCGTCGCGCTGGCGCTGCTGGTGGACTGGCTGGGCGCGGTCGCCGAACAGTTCTTCGGACCGAAGGGGCTGCGATGA
- a CDS encoding SDR family NAD(P)-dependent oxidoreductase, which translates to MQITDTAALVTGGASGLGGATAKALAAKGAKVFALDLAQSIEKAEQVDGITYVEADVTDVEQVEAAVATASGAGVPLRTVVNCAGIGPSARILSKKGRHDLALYAKVIQINLIGTFNVLTVASEAIAKTEPLADDARGVIINTASIAAFDGQIGQVAYSSSKGGVVGMTLPAARDLASHGIRVLTIAPGIVDTPMLATVSDEFRAALASGIPFPKRLARPDEYAQLALSLIDHDYLNGEVVRMDGSLRMAPR; encoded by the coding sequence ATGCAGATCACGGACACCGCGGCGCTCGTCACGGGTGGTGCGTCGGGCCTCGGCGGAGCCACGGCGAAGGCCCTCGCGGCCAAGGGCGCGAAGGTGTTCGCGCTCGACCTGGCGCAGTCGATCGAGAAGGCCGAACAGGTCGATGGCATCACCTACGTCGAGGCCGACGTCACCGACGTCGAGCAGGTCGAGGCGGCCGTCGCGACGGCTTCGGGGGCCGGCGTGCCGCTGCGGACCGTGGTGAACTGCGCCGGCATCGGGCCGTCCGCGCGGATCCTGTCCAAGAAGGGCCGCCACGACCTCGCGCTGTACGCGAAGGTCATCCAGATCAACCTGATCGGGACGTTCAACGTCCTGACGGTCGCTTCCGAAGCCATCGCGAAGACCGAGCCGCTCGCGGACGACGCCCGCGGCGTCATCATCAACACCGCGTCCATCGCCGCGTTCGACGGCCAGATCGGGCAGGTCGCCTACTCGTCGTCCAAGGGCGGCGTCGTCGGGATGACCCTGCCGGCCGCGCGCGACCTGGCCTCGCACGGCATCCGCGTGCTGACCATCGCGCCGGGCATCGTCGACACCCCGATGCTGGCCACGGTCAGCGACGAGTTCCGCGCAGCGCTCGCGTCCGGCATCCCGTTCCCGAAGCGCCTCGCGCGGCCGGACGAGTACGCGCAGCTCGCGCTGTCGCTGATCGACCACGACTACCTGAACGGCGAGGTCGTCCGCATGGACGGCTCGCTGCGCATGGCCCCCCGCTGA
- a CDS encoding TM0106 family RecB-like putative nuclease gives MQGEVVLDAGAVSRCRRRVHLEHDPAMREVPLSPPDPTAQQRIDDASAHREDIVSRLMAANPGHWVKIDRDLPAHERVERTEQAFAAEARYIWGALLPVDPAGHRRGGVDLLVRTGRGYVPVLVVRHRITDRGAGAVVTELTDLDPAHRKADEARKVRSQPRDQLRLVHIRRMLQTLGQADESLTTGGVIGLDADVVVWHDLTAGTWPGGRSALTEYQVRFADRLAIATAAANGEEPLAEPSRVLECRRCPWWPTCEVVLTETRDVSLVVRGEDAVELRRAGVSTVDKLAALDPAGEPPAVNWTGVTFPDAVVLARAWLADLTLVRRVEAVGVPRGDVEVDVDMESFGDAGAYLWGCLLTGADIGVPQGYRAFATWDPLPTGDEARSFAEFWAWLTDVRERTEAAGLTFRAYCYNALAENRWLFGSVERFGDHPGIPAKKTIQSFVDSEEWVDLFRSVTDQFLCSHGKGLKVIAPVAGFSWRDPEAGGEASMRWYRDAVGMDGEKPDDEQRERLLRYNEDDVLATRALREWISERAQAEVPYMFDL, from the coding sequence ATGCAGGGTGAGGTGGTACTCGACGCGGGCGCGGTCAGCCGCTGCCGCCGGCGTGTGCACCTCGAGCACGACCCGGCGATGCGCGAGGTACCGCTTTCCCCGCCGGACCCGACGGCGCAGCAGCGGATCGACGACGCGAGCGCGCACCGCGAAGACATCGTCAGCAGGCTGATGGCCGCCAATCCCGGCCACTGGGTGAAGATCGACCGCGACCTGCCCGCCCACGAGCGCGTCGAGCGCACCGAGCAGGCCTTCGCCGCCGAAGCCCGGTACATCTGGGGCGCGCTGCTGCCGGTCGACCCGGCCGGGCACCGCCGCGGCGGCGTCGACCTGCTCGTGCGCACCGGCCGCGGGTACGTCCCCGTGCTCGTCGTGCGTCACCGCATCACCGACCGCGGCGCCGGCGCGGTCGTCACCGAGCTGACCGACCTCGACCCCGCGCACCGCAAGGCCGACGAAGCCCGCAAAGTCCGTTCGCAGCCGCGCGACCAGCTCCGGCTGGTGCACATCCGCCGCATGCTGCAGACGCTCGGGCAGGCCGACGAGAGCCTCACCACCGGCGGCGTGATCGGCCTCGACGCCGACGTCGTCGTCTGGCACGACCTCACCGCGGGCACCTGGCCCGGCGGCCGCAGCGCGCTGACCGAGTACCAGGTCCGGTTCGCCGACCGGCTCGCCATCGCCACCGCGGCCGCGAACGGCGAGGAGCCGCTGGCCGAGCCGTCGCGCGTGCTGGAGTGCCGCCGCTGCCCGTGGTGGCCGACGTGCGAGGTGGTGCTCACCGAGACCCGGGACGTCAGCCTCGTCGTCCGCGGCGAGGACGCCGTCGAGCTGCGCCGCGCCGGTGTGTCCACTGTGGACAAGCTGGCCGCGCTCGACCCGGCCGGCGAGCCGCCGGCGGTGAACTGGACGGGCGTCACCTTCCCGGACGCGGTCGTGCTCGCGCGCGCCTGGCTGGCCGACCTGACGCTGGTGCGCCGCGTCGAGGCAGTCGGCGTGCCGCGCGGCGACGTCGAGGTCGACGTCGACATGGAGAGCTTCGGCGACGCCGGCGCGTACCTCTGGGGCTGCCTGCTGACCGGCGCCGACATCGGCGTGCCGCAGGGCTACCGCGCCTTCGCGACGTGGGACCCGCTGCCGACCGGCGACGAAGCCCGCTCGTTCGCCGAGTTCTGGGCGTGGCTCACCGACGTCCGCGAGCGCACCGAAGCGGCCGGGCTGACCTTCCGCGCCTACTGCTACAACGCGCTCGCCGAGAACCGCTGGCTCTTCGGGTCCGTCGAGCGCTTCGGCGACCACCCCGGGATCCCGGCGAAGAAGACCATTCAGTCCTTTGTGGACTCCGAGGAGTGGGTCGACCTCTTCCGCAGCGTCACCGACCAGTTCCTGTGCTCCCACGGCAAGGGGCTCAAGGTGATCGCGCCGGTGGCCGGGTTCTCGTGGCGCGACCCCGAGGCAGGCGGCGAGGCGTCGATGCGCTGGTACCGCGACGCCGTGGGCATGGACGGCGAGAAGCCGGACGACGAGCAGCGCGAGCGGCTCCTGCGCTACAACGAGGACGACGTCCTCGCGACGCGGGCGCTGCGCGAGTGGATCAGCGAGCGGGCCCAGGCCGAAGTGCCGTACATGTTCGACCTCTGA
- a CDS encoding glycine betaine ABC transporter substrate-binding protein, protein MKLRRWKALFGVAVLGATLSACGLTVNQAVPYDIQPGTIQPIPSLQGLKVTVGSKDFTENIILAYMSEMALSAAGAEVVDLSDIKGSNSSRQALLSGQTDVTWEYTGTGWINYQGNELPVPGGEKAQYEATAKADEEKFGVTWLNYSPLNDQYAFAVTEEYGAKNNLKTTSDLAAFLKQNPDQNRFCLETEFTSRQDGFPAAVKAYGFQNSKIENFGIGTIYSAVASGTCPVGEVFTTDGRISGLNLRVLEDDKKAFPQYNAVPTLRTEWLKQHPEVRGPLEKVGAALTNEQMVELCKQVDVDGQDTGKVAHDWMVKKGFVK, encoded by the coding sequence ATGAAACTCCGGCGATGGAAAGCGCTCTTCGGCGTGGCGGTGCTGGGTGCGACGCTCTCGGCGTGCGGGCTGACGGTCAACCAGGCGGTGCCCTACGACATCCAGCCGGGCACGATCCAGCCGATCCCGTCGCTGCAGGGGCTGAAGGTGACGGTGGGGTCCAAGGACTTCACCGAGAACATCATCCTGGCGTACATGTCGGAGATGGCGTTGTCCGCGGCGGGCGCGGAGGTCGTCGACCTGTCGGACATCAAGGGCTCCAACTCGTCGCGGCAGGCGCTGCTGTCCGGGCAGACCGACGTCACCTGGGAGTACACCGGCACCGGCTGGATCAACTACCAGGGCAACGAGCTCCCGGTACCCGGCGGCGAAAAGGCCCAGTACGAGGCGACGGCCAAGGCGGACGAAGAGAAGTTCGGCGTCACGTGGCTGAACTACTCGCCGCTCAACGACCAGTACGCGTTCGCCGTCACCGAGGAGTACGGCGCGAAGAACAACCTGAAGACGACGTCGGACCTGGCGGCGTTCCTCAAGCAGAACCCGGACCAGAACCGGTTCTGCCTGGAGACCGAGTTCACCAGCCGCCAGGACGGGTTCCCGGCCGCGGTGAAGGCCTACGGCTTCCAGAACTCGAAGATCGAGAACTTCGGCATCGGCACGATCTACTCGGCGGTCGCGAGCGGCACCTGCCCGGTCGGCGAGGTGTTCACCACCGACGGCCGCATCTCGGGGCTGAACCTGCGGGTGCTCGAGGACGACAAGAAGGCGTTCCCGCAGTACAACGCGGTCCCGACGCTGCGCACGGAGTGGCTGAAGCAGCACCCGGAGGTCCGCGGCCCGCTGGAGAAGGTCGGTGCGGCCCTGACCAACGAGCAGATGGTCGAGCTGTGCAAGCAGGTCGACGTCGACGGCCAGGACACGGGCAAGGTCGCCCACGACTGGATGGTCAAGAAGGGCTTCGTCAAGTAG
- a CDS encoding PadR family transcriptional regulator, which produces MKRRKVGNLLGLAVLSVLLDGPKHPYEMAVVLKQRGKDSDLPIKWGSLYTVVANLDKHGFLEAVESLKDGGRPERTVYRITPAGREEFEDWVRELVGTVDREPPRFKAGLSMLGVLGPDQTAALLRQRAQALEERAEAQRTSLAQLGALMPRLFLVEVEYDLAMTEAEARWVRGFLDELTSGAVPGTDAWRRWYETGELPGDFGEFVEER; this is translated from the coding sequence ATGAAGCGGCGGAAGGTCGGCAACCTGCTCGGGCTGGCCGTGCTGTCCGTGCTGCTCGACGGGCCCAAGCACCCGTACGAGATGGCCGTCGTGCTCAAGCAGCGCGGCAAGGACAGCGACCTGCCGATCAAGTGGGGCTCGCTCTACACCGTCGTCGCGAACCTGGACAAGCACGGCTTCCTCGAGGCCGTCGAGAGCCTGAAGGACGGCGGACGGCCCGAGCGGACCGTCTACCGGATCACCCCGGCCGGGCGCGAGGAGTTCGAGGACTGGGTGCGCGAGCTCGTCGGCACCGTCGACCGGGAACCGCCGCGGTTCAAGGCCGGGCTGTCGATGCTGGGCGTGCTCGGCCCGGACCAGACCGCGGCGCTGCTGCGGCAGCGGGCACAGGCCCTCGAGGAACGCGCCGAGGCGCAGCGCACGTCCCTGGCGCAGCTGGGCGCGCTGATGCCGCGGCTGTTCCTGGTGGAAGTCGAGTACGACCTGGCGATGACGGAAGCCGAAGCACGCTGGGTGCGCGGCTTCCTCGACGAACTGACCAGCGGCGCCGTGCCCGGCACGGACGCGTGGCGGCGCTGGTACGAGACCGGCGAACTCCCCGGCGACTTCGGGGAGTTCGTGGAAGAGAGATAG
- a CDS encoding class I SAM-dependent methyltransferase, with product METTRKHKVPEMEGFQARWYAKNRGTEAQLRQYRKQAAEVTSGLPEGAEILEVAPGPGFFAIEVAKRGFRVTGLDISHTMVEIARENGAGLEIDFRQGDITHAPFDAGSFDFVVCQAAFKNFRQPVAALNEMRRVLRPGGHAVIQDLNHEATGADIGREVASMNVGVVSGFTVRQTLGWLRRRAFTREQFEALAAESAFGGCSVTADGIGLEVRLTR from the coding sequence ATGGAAACGACCCGCAAGCACAAAGTGCCCGAGATGGAAGGCTTCCAGGCCCGCTGGTACGCCAAGAACCGCGGCACGGAAGCCCAGCTCAGGCAGTACCGGAAGCAGGCAGCCGAGGTCACGTCCGGGCTGCCGGAAGGTGCCGAGATCCTGGAGGTGGCGCCCGGGCCGGGCTTCTTCGCCATCGAAGTGGCGAAGCGCGGCTTCCGCGTCACCGGGCTCGACATCAGCCACACGATGGTCGAGATCGCCCGGGAAAACGGCGCGGGCCTGGAGATCGACTTCCGCCAGGGCGACATCACGCACGCCCCGTTCGACGCGGGGTCGTTCGACTTCGTGGTCTGCCAAGCCGCGTTCAAGAACTTCCGGCAGCCGGTGGCGGCGTTGAACGAGATGCGCCGGGTGCTGCGCCCGGGCGGGCACGCGGTGATCCAGGACCTCAACCACGAGGCCACCGGCGCGGACATCGGCCGCGAGGTCGCGTCGATGAATGTCGGCGTGGTCAGCGGCTTCACCGTCCGGCAGACGCTCGGGTGGCTGCGGCGCAGGGCGTTCACCCGGGAGCAGTTCGAGGCACTGGCCGCGGAGAGCGCTTTCGGCGGCTGCTCGGTCACCGCGGACGGCATCGGCCTGGAGGTCCGCCTCACCCGCTGA